A DNA window from Enterobacter cloacae subsp. cloacae ATCC 13047 contains the following coding sequences:
- the hemL gene encoding glutamate-1-semialdehyde 2,1-aminomutase: MSKSENLYSAARELIPGGVNSPVRAFTGVGGTPLFIERADGAYLFDVDGKAYIDYVGSWGPMVLGHNHPAIRNAVIEAAQRGLSFGAPTEMEVKMAELVTELVPTMDMVRMVNSGTEATMSAIRLARGFTGRDKIIKFEGCYHGHADCLLVKAGSGALTLGQPNSPGVPVDFAKHTLTCTYNDLNTVRAAFEQYPQEIACIIVEPVAGNMNCIPPQPDFLPGLRALCDEFGALLIIDEVMTGFRVALAGAQSYYGVEPDLTCLGKIIGGGMPVGAFGGRKDVMEALAPTGPVYQAGTLSGNPIAMAAGFACLTEVSQPGIHETLTERTTQLANGLLEAAEEAGIPLVVNHVGGMFGIFFTEAQTVTSYQDVVKCDVERFKRFFHLMLEEGVYLAPSAFEAGFMSVAHSEEDINNTIDAARKVFAKL; encoded by the coding sequence ATGAGCAAGTCTGAAAACCTCTACAGTGCAGCCCGCGAGCTTATCCCGGGCGGCGTGAACTCGCCTGTTCGCGCCTTTACCGGCGTAGGCGGAACGCCGCTGTTTATTGAACGTGCTGATGGCGCGTACCTGTTTGATGTCGACGGCAAGGCCTATATCGATTACGTCGGCTCCTGGGGCCCGATGGTGCTGGGTCACAACCACCCTGCCATCCGCAATGCGGTGATTGAAGCGGCCCAGCGCGGCCTGAGCTTCGGCGCGCCTACCGAGATGGAAGTCAAAATGGCGGAGCTGGTGACCGAGCTGGTGCCAACCATGGACATGGTGCGTATGGTGAACTCCGGTACCGAAGCCACCATGAGCGCTATTCGTCTGGCGCGCGGCTTTACCGGTCGCGACAAAATCATCAAGTTTGAAGGCTGCTACCACGGCCATGCGGACTGCCTGCTGGTGAAAGCGGGTTCCGGCGCACTGACCCTTGGTCAGCCAAACTCCCCGGGCGTACCGGTTGATTTCGCGAAACACACCCTCACCTGCACCTATAACGATCTGAACACCGTTCGTGCGGCATTCGAGCAGTATCCACAGGAGATCGCCTGCATCATCGTTGAGCCGGTTGCGGGCAACATGAACTGCATTCCACCGCAGCCCGATTTCCTGCCGGGCCTGCGCGCCCTGTGCGATGAATTTGGCGCGCTGCTGATTATCGACGAAGTGATGACCGGTTTCCGCGTCGCGCTCGCGGGTGCCCAGTCTTATTACGGCGTAGAGCCGGATCTGACCTGTCTCGGCAAAATCATCGGCGGCGGTATGCCAGTGGGCGCATTCGGGGGGCGCAAGGATGTGATGGAAGCCCTGGCACCAACGGGGCCGGTTTACCAGGCGGGTACGCTCTCCGGTAACCCGATTGCTATGGCGGCGGGCTTCGCCTGCCTGACAGAAGTCTCCCAGCCGGGCATTCACGAAACCCTGACTGAGCGCACGACGCAGCTGGCAAACGGTCTGCTGGAAGCGGCTGAAGAGGCGGGTATTCCGCTGGTGGTAAACCACGTGGGCGGGATGTTCGGGATCTTCTTCACGGAAGCCCAAACCGTGACAAGCTATCAGGACGTGGTGAAGTGCGACGTTGAACGCTTCAAGCGTTTCTTCCACCTGATGCTGGAAGAAGGCGTCTATCTGGCGCCGTCTGCTTTTGAAGCTGGCTTTATGTCCGTGGCGCACAGCGAAGAGGATATCAATAACACCATCGACGCGGCGCGTAAGGTGTTTGCGAAGTTGTAA
- a CDS encoding TRIC cation channel family protein: MLVYWLDILGTAVFAISGVLLAGKLRMDPFGVLVLGVVTAVGGGTIRDMALDNGPVFWVKDPTDLVVAMVTCLLTIVLVRQPRRLPKWILPVLDAVGLAVFVGIGVNKAFNAGTGPMVAICMGVLTGVGGGIIRDILAREVPMILRTEIYATACIIGGIVHATAYYTFAIPLENSAMLGMVVTLAIRLAAIRWHLKLPTFALDENGR, from the coding sequence ATGCTCGTTTATTGGCTGGATATTCTTGGCACAGCCGTTTTTGCTATCTCCGGCGTCCTGCTCGCCGGAAAGCTGCGCATGGATCCGTTTGGCGTGCTGGTGCTTGGCGTGGTGACCGCCGTAGGCGGTGGAACGATCCGCGATATGGCGCTGGATAATGGCCCGGTATTTTGGGTGAAAGATCCCACCGATCTGGTGGTGGCGATGGTCACCTGCCTGTTAACCATCGTGCTGGTTCGCCAGCCCCGCCGCTTACCAAAATGGATCCTCCCGGTGCTGGATGCCGTCGGGCTGGCTGTGTTTGTCGGCATTGGGGTGAATAAAGCCTTTAATGCGGGTACAGGGCCCATGGTTGCCATCTGCATGGGCGTACTGACTGGCGTAGGCGGCGGGATTATTCGCGATATTCTGGCACGAGAAGTGCCGATGATCCTGCGTACCGAAATCTATGCTACGGCCTGCATTATTGGCGGGATTGTACACGCCACGGCGTACTATACCTTTGCGATACCGCTGGAAAATTCAGCCATGCTGGGAATGGTGGTGACGCTGGCGATACGTCTGGCGGCGATACGCTGGCACCTTAAATTGCCGACGTTCGCGCTGGATGAGAATGGAAGATAA
- the fhuA gene encoding ferrichrome porin FhuA codes for MALSNTAQPINTSLRKIAVVVATAVAGMSAYTHAAETPKKEETITVTAAPAAQESAWGPAATIAARQSATGTKTDTPIQKVPQSISVVTAEEMALHQPRSVKEALSYTPGVAVGTRGASNTYDYLIIRGFAADGQSQNNYLDGMKMQGNFYNDAVIDPYMLERAEIMRGPVSVLYGKSSPGGLLNMVSKRPTTDPLKEIQFKVGTDSLFQTGFDFSDAIDDDGVYSYRLTGVARSNNAQQERAKEQRYAIAPSFSWRPDDKTTFTFLSYFQNEPETGYYGWLPKEGTVEPLPNGERLPTNFNEGAKNNTYSRNQKMVGYSFDHEFNDTFTVRQNLRFAENKTSQNSVYGYGVCTDPANAGNKQCAALAPADKGHYLARKYVVDNEKLQNFTVDTQLQSKFSTGEVDHILLTGVDFMRMRNDINSWFGYDDSVPLLDLYNPVNSDFDFGSKDPANSGPYQILNRQKQTGLYVQDQAQWDKVLVTLGGRYDWADQESYNRVTNTTSKRDDTQFTWRGGVNYLFDNGVTPYFSYSESFEPASQTDAQGKLFSPSKGKQYEAGVKYVPSDRPIVVTGALYQLTKTNNLMADPAGSFFSVEGGEIRARGVELEAKAALSASVNVVGSYTYTDAEYTTDTNYKGNTPAQVPKHMASVWGDYTMYDGPLSGLTLGTGVRYTGSSYGDPANSFKVGSYTVVDALVRYDLARVGMAGSNVALHVNNLFDREYVASCFNTYGCFWGAERQVVATATFRF; via the coding sequence ATGGCGCTTTCCAATACTGCTCAGCCAATTAACACGTCGCTGCGTAAAATCGCAGTTGTCGTAGCCACAGCGGTTGCCGGCATGTCTGCTTATACCCATGCTGCCGAAACCCCGAAAAAAGAAGAAACCATCACTGTCACTGCCGCTCCGGCTGCACAGGAAAGTGCCTGGGGGCCAGCTGCTACCATCGCAGCAAGACAATCCGCGACCGGGACCAAAACGGACACCCCCATTCAAAAGGTACCGCAATCTATTTCAGTGGTAACAGCCGAAGAGATGGCACTGCATCAACCGCGCTCGGTTAAAGAAGCATTGAGTTACACCCCTGGCGTTGCGGTAGGCACCCGTGGTGCATCAAACACCTATGACTACTTGATTATTCGCGGTTTTGCGGCCGATGGTCAGTCTCAAAATAACTACCTCGATGGCATGAAAATGCAGGGGAACTTCTATAACGACGCCGTTATTGATCCTTATATGCTGGAGCGCGCCGAGATCATGCGCGGTCCGGTTTCCGTTCTGTACGGCAAAAGCAGCCCTGGCGGTTTGCTGAACATGGTCAGTAAGCGCCCAACAACCGATCCCCTGAAAGAGATCCAGTTCAAAGTGGGCACGGATAGCCTGTTCCAGACCGGGTTTGACTTTAGCGATGCGATTGATGACGACGGTGTTTATTCTTATCGCTTAACGGGGGTTGCGCGTTCAAATAACGCTCAGCAGGAGCGTGCGAAAGAGCAGCGTTATGCTATCGCGCCATCTTTCTCATGGCGTCCGGATGATAAAACCACATTTACCTTCCTCTCTTATTTCCAGAACGAGCCTGAAACGGGTTACTACGGCTGGTTGCCAAAAGAGGGGACAGTGGAGCCACTGCCAAACGGTGAGCGTTTGCCGACTAACTTCAATGAAGGGGCGAAGAATAATACCTATTCCCGGAACCAGAAAATGGTGGGGTATAGCTTCGACCACGAATTTAACGATACCTTCACCGTGCGTCAGAATCTGCGCTTTGCCGAGAACAAAACTTCGCAAAACAGCGTTTACGGCTATGGCGTCTGCACCGATCCGGCAAATGCTGGCAACAAACAGTGTGCGGCGCTTGCGCCTGCTGATAAAGGCCATTATCTGGCGCGTAAATATGTTGTCGATAATGAGAAATTGCAGAACTTCACCGTTGATACCCAGTTGCAAAGCAAATTCTCTACCGGCGAGGTGGACCACATACTGCTGACTGGCGTTGACTTCATGCGTATGCGGAATGACATCAATTCCTGGTTTGGTTATGACGATTCTGTTCCGCTGCTGGATCTCTATAATCCTGTGAACAGCGATTTTGATTTCGGTTCAAAAGATCCGGCTAATTCAGGTCCTTATCAAATCCTTAATCGCCAGAAACAGACGGGTCTGTATGTTCAGGATCAGGCGCAGTGGGATAAAGTGCTGGTAACCTTGGGCGGTCGTTATGACTGGGCCGATCAGGAGTCCTATAACCGTGTGACCAATACCACCTCCAAACGTGATGATACCCAGTTCACCTGGCGTGGCGGTGTTAACTACCTGTTTGATAACGGTGTAACTCCTTACTTTAGCTACAGCGAATCGTTTGAACCGGCTTCGCAGACTGATGCACAGGGTAAACTGTTCTCGCCATCTAAAGGCAAGCAATACGAAGCGGGCGTGAAATACGTTCCGAGCGATCGTCCGATCGTTGTCACCGGTGCGTTGTACCAGCTGACCAAAACTAACAACCTGATGGCGGACCCGGCGGGTTCTTTCTTCTCGGTTGAAGGTGGTGAAATCCGTGCCCGTGGCGTAGAGCTGGAAGCGAAAGCAGCCCTCTCTGCGAGCGTTAACGTTGTTGGCTCCTATACCTACACCGATGCGGAATACACGACAGATACTAACTACAAAGGCAACACACCAGCCCAGGTGCCGAAACACATGGCATCTGTATGGGGTGATTACACAATGTATGATGGTCCGCTGTCTGGTCTGACGCTGGGCACCGGCGTGCGTTATACGGGCTCAAGCTATGGTGATCCGGCTAACTCCTTCAAAGTGGGCAGCTACACCGTCGTTGATGCGCTGGTCAGGTACGATCTGGCACGCGTTGGCATGGCGGGGTCAAACGTGGCGCTGCATGTGAACAATCTGTTCGATCGTGAGTACGTTGCCAGCTGCTTTAACACCTACGGTTGCTTCTGGGGTGCTGAGCGTCAGGTTGTGGCTACCGCGACCTTCCGCTTCTAA
- the clcA gene encoding H(+)/Cl(-) exchange transporter ClcA, producing the protein MKADSPSFEEQQFRRAQHRISIRRLLNRDKTPLAILLAAAVVGTLAGLAGVAFEKAVNAVLNWRIGTVAGFADKGWLVWVWAFGLSALFAMVGYFLVRKFAPEAGGSGIPEIEGALEELRPVRWWRVIPVKFIGGMGTLGAGMVLGREGPTVQLGGNVGRMVGDLFRMRSAEARHTLLATGAAAGLSAAFNAPLAGILFIIEEMRAQFRYNLISIKAVFTGVIMSSIVFRIFNGESPVIEVGKLTNAPVNTLWLYLILGMIFGIVGPLFNTFILRMQDMFQRIHGGNTTKWVLMGGLLGGLCGVLGFIEPNAAGGGFGLIPIAAAGNFSVGLLLFMFISRVITTVLCFSSGAPGGIFAPMLALGTLLGTAFGMAAEVSFPAYHLDAGTFAVAGMGALLAASLRAPLTGIVLVLEMTDNYQLILPMIITCLGATLLAQFLGGKPLYSTILARTLAKQEAERAAMQNT; encoded by the coding sequence ATGAAAGCAGACTCTCCCTCGTTTGAAGAACAACAGTTCCGACGCGCGCAACACCGGATCAGCATCCGGCGCTTGCTTAACCGCGATAAGACACCGCTGGCAATTTTACTGGCCGCCGCTGTAGTCGGTACGCTCGCCGGGCTGGCGGGCGTCGCCTTTGAAAAGGCAGTCAATGCGGTGCTGAACTGGCGTATTGGTACGGTGGCCGGTTTCGCCGACAAAGGATGGCTGGTCTGGGTCTGGGCGTTCGGGTTGTCCGCGCTATTTGCCATGGTGGGCTACTTTCTGGTGCGTAAATTTGCGCCGGAAGCGGGCGGTTCCGGGATCCCTGAAATTGAAGGCGCGCTGGAAGAGCTGCGTCCGGTGCGCTGGTGGCGCGTCATCCCGGTGAAGTTTATCGGCGGCATGGGAACGCTTGGTGCGGGTATGGTACTGGGCCGAGAGGGGCCAACCGTGCAGTTGGGCGGGAACGTCGGGCGCATGGTGGGGGATCTGTTCCGGATGCGCAGCGCGGAAGCGCGCCATACGCTGCTGGCGACAGGTGCCGCAGCGGGGCTTTCGGCGGCGTTTAACGCGCCGCTGGCGGGGATCCTGTTTATCATCGAAGAGATGCGCGCCCAGTTCCGTTACAACCTTATCTCGATCAAAGCGGTCTTTACCGGTGTGATCATGTCGAGCATTGTGTTTCGCATTTTCAATGGCGAAAGCCCGGTGATCGAAGTGGGCAAACTGACCAATGCGCCGGTCAACACGCTGTGGCTGTACCTGATCCTCGGCATGATATTCGGCATAGTCGGCCCGCTGTTTAACACTTTTATTCTGCGTATGCAGGATATGTTCCAGCGCATCCACGGCGGGAATACCACGAAGTGGGTGTTGATGGGCGGTCTGCTGGGCGGCCTGTGCGGCGTGCTGGGGTTCATTGAGCCGAACGCGGCGGGGGGCGGGTTCGGGCTGATCCCGATTGCGGCTGCGGGCAACTTCAGCGTGGGTCTGCTTCTGTTTATGTTTATTTCTCGCGTCATCACGACGGTGCTCTGTTTTTCCTCCGGTGCGCCTGGCGGTATCTTTGCCCCGATGCTGGCGCTGGGAACGCTGCTTGGTACTGCCTTTGGCATGGCCGCTGAGGTCAGTTTTCCGGCATACCATCTGGATGCGGGCACCTTTGCCGTTGCCGGAATGGGGGCGCTGCTGGCGGCCTCCCTGCGCGCGCCGCTGACCGGCATCGTGCTGGTGCTGGAGATGACGGATAATTACCAGCTCATTTTGCCAATGATCATTACCTGTCTCGGCGCGACACTATTAGCCCAATTCCTGGGTGGAAAACCGCTATACTCCACCATTCTTGCACGCACCCTGGCGAAGCAGGAGGCAGAACGGGCCGCAATGCAGAATACTTGA
- the fhuB gene encoding Fe(3+)-hydroxamate ABC transporter permease FhuB, with protein sequence MSTRIARFPALLLALIFLTALALTWFNLSTALPRGQWGAALAAPDIDNIQQMLFHYSLLPRLAISLLVGAGLGLVGVLFQQVLRNPLAEPTTLGVATGAQLGITVTTLWALPGALTSQFAALAGACVVGALVFGVAWGKRLSPVTLILAGLVVSLYCGAINQLLVLFHHDQLQSMFLWSTGTLTQTDWSIVQRLWPQLVGGAMLTLLLLRPLTLMGLDDGVARNLGLALSLARLAALTLAIVLSALLVNAVGIIGFIGLFAPLLAKMLGARRLLARLLLAPLIGALILWLSDQIILWLARVWMEVSTGSVTALVGAPLLLWLLPRLRSMSAPAMDAGDKVYAERQSVLWFSLAGLAVLIIVSFVALAFGRDATGWHWATGDLLQELLQWRWPRILSALIAGVMLAVAGCIIQRLTGNPMASPEVLGISSGAAFGVVLMLFLVPGNAFGWLMPAGSIGAAVTLMIILIASGRGGFSPHRMLLAGMALSTAFTMLLMMLQASGDPRMAKILTWISGSTYNATGSQVVHSGIVMIVLLAIVPLCRRWMTILPLGGETARAVGMALTPTRVALLLLAACLTATATMTIGPLSFVGLMAPHIARMMGFRRTMPHIVMSALTGGVMLVVADWCGRMVLFPYQIPAGLLSTFIGAPYFIYLLRKQSR encoded by the coding sequence ATGAGTACGCGTATTGCCCGTTTCCCGGCGCTGTTGCTGGCTCTGATTTTCCTGACTGCGCTGGCTTTGACCTGGTTTAACCTCTCGACCGCCTTACCGCGCGGGCAGTGGGGCGCGGCCCTGGCTGCGCCGGATATCGATAATATTCAGCAAATGCTGTTCCACTACAGCCTGCTGCCGCGTCTGGCGATTTCGCTGCTGGTCGGGGCCGGGTTAGGGCTGGTGGGCGTCCTGTTCCAGCAGGTTTTGCGTAACCCGCTGGCCGAGCCTACAACGCTTGGCGTCGCGACCGGTGCCCAGCTTGGGATCACGGTGACCACGCTGTGGGCACTGCCTGGCGCGTTAACCTCGCAGTTTGCCGCGCTTGCAGGCGCGTGCGTGGTAGGCGCGCTGGTCTTCGGCGTGGCGTGGGGGAAACGCCTCTCGCCAGTGACGCTGATCCTCGCAGGGCTGGTGGTGAGCCTCTACTGTGGGGCAATCAACCAGCTGCTGGTGCTGTTTCATCACGATCAGCTGCAAAGCATGTTCCTGTGGAGTACCGGCACGCTGACCCAGACCGACTGGAGTATTGTGCAGCGTCTGTGGCCGCAGCTTGTTGGCGGCGCCATGTTGACGCTGCTGTTGTTACGTCCGCTGACGCTGATGGGGCTGGATGACGGCGTAGCCCGTAATCTGGGGCTGGCGCTCTCCCTGGCGCGTCTGGCGGCGCTGACGCTGGCGATCGTCCTCAGCGCATTGCTGGTTAATGCGGTTGGGATTATCGGCTTTATCGGGCTGTTTGCCCCGCTGCTGGCAAAAATGCTCGGTGCGCGTCGCCTGCTGGCGCGACTGCTGCTGGCCCCACTGATTGGAGCGCTGATCCTCTGGCTTTCCGATCAAATCATTCTCTGGCTGGCGCGCGTCTGGATGGAAGTCTCTACCGGGTCGGTAACGGCACTGGTTGGCGCGCCGCTGTTGCTGTGGCTGTTGCCACGTCTGCGCAGTATGAGCGCTCCCGCGATGGACGCGGGGGATAAAGTTTATGCCGAGCGTCAGTCGGTGCTGTGGTTCAGCCTCGCCGGGCTGGCGGTGCTGATCATCGTCTCGTTTGTGGCGCTTGCTTTCGGGCGCGATGCGACGGGCTGGCACTGGGCAACGGGCGATTTGCTCCAGGAACTGCTGCAGTGGCGCTGGCCGCGGATCCTCTCGGCGTTGATTGCCGGGGTGATGCTGGCGGTCGCGGGCTGTATTATCCAGCGCCTGACCGGCAACCCGATGGCCAGCCCGGAAGTGCTGGGGATCAGTTCGGGAGCCGCGTTTGGCGTGGTGCTGATGCTGTTCCTTGTGCCGGGAAATGCCTTTGGCTGGCTGATGCCTGCCGGAAGCATCGGGGCGGCGGTGACGCTGATGATCATTCTGATTGCGTCAGGCCGCGGCGGGTTTTCGCCTCACCGGATGCTGCTGGCCGGGATGGCGCTCAGCACCGCCTTTACCATGCTGCTGATGATGTTGCAGGCGAGCGGCGATCCGCGGATGGCGAAGATCCTGACCTGGATCTCCGGCTCAACGTACAACGCCACCGGCAGTCAGGTGGTGCATTCCGGGATCGTGATGATCGTGCTGCTGGCGATTGTGCCTCTGTGCCGCCGCTGGATGACGATCCTGCCGCTGGGGGGCGAAACCGCACGTGCGGTCGGCATGGCGTTAACGCCAACGCGCGTCGCGCTGTTACTGCTGGCGGCGTGCCTGACGGCCACGGCCACCATGACCATTGGTCCACTGAGTTTTGTTGGGTTGATGGCGCCGCATATCGCCAGAATGATGGGATTCCGTCGGACGATGCCGCATATCGTGATGTCTGCCCTGACGGGCGGGGTGATGCTGGTGGTGGCGGACTGGTGCGGAAGAATGGTGCTGTTCCCGTATCAGATCCCGGCAGGTCTGCTGTCGACCTTTATCGGCGCGCCGTATTTTATTTATCTGTTGAGAAAGCAGAGTCGGTAA
- the erpA gene encoding iron-sulfur cluster insertion protein ErpA has translation MSDDVALPLEFTEAAANKVKTLIADEDNPDLKLRVYITGGGCSGFQYGFTFDDQVNDGDMTIEKQGVALVVDPMSLQYLVGGSVDYTEGLEGSRFVVTNPNATSTCGCGSSFSI, from the coding sequence ATGAGTGATGACGTAGCGTTGCCGCTGGAGTTTACCGAAGCAGCAGCCAACAAAGTGAAAACCCTGATTGCCGACGAAGACAATCCGGATCTGAAACTGCGTGTCTATATTACCGGTGGCGGCTGCAGCGGCTTCCAGTATGGTTTTACCTTTGACGACCAGGTTAACGACGGCGATATGACTATCGAGAAACAGGGCGTCGCGCTGGTGGTTGACCCGATGAGCCTGCAATATCTGGTGGGCGGTTCGGTAGATTACACAGAAGGTCTGGAAGGTTCACGCTTTGTGGTGACGAACCCAAATGCCACCAGCACCTGCGGGTGTGGGTCTTCGTTCAGTATTTAA
- the fhuD gene encoding Fe(3+)-hydroxamate ABC transporter substrate-binding protein FhuD — protein sequence MLNSTLLSRRRLLTAMALSPLLLKMNLARAAAVDPHRIVALEWLPVELMMALGVTPYGVADIPNYRLWVNEPALPDSVIDIGLRTEPNLELLTQMKPSFLFWSAGYGPSEETMARIAPGRGFSFSDGKKPLTMAKNSINEMAHFLNREAEAKQHFAEFDALIDALKPRFAHRGDRPLLMVTLLDARHMLVFGKNCLFQEVLDSFGIPNAWEGEMTFWGSTAVGIDRLAAFRDVDVLCFDHGNEREMQALMATPLWQAMPFVREQRFTRAPAVWFYGATLSAMHFARVLDNALGGKA from the coding sequence ATGCTGAATTCTACCTTGTTGAGCCGCCGTCGCCTGCTGACGGCCATGGCACTTTCACCGCTGCTGTTAAAGATGAACCTCGCGCGGGCTGCTGCCGTCGATCCACACCGTATTGTGGCGCTGGAGTGGCTGCCTGTTGAACTGATGATGGCGCTGGGCGTCACGCCGTATGGCGTGGCCGATATTCCCAACTACCGGCTGTGGGTGAACGAGCCGGCGCTACCCGATTCGGTCATTGATATTGGTCTGCGTACGGAGCCTAATCTTGAGCTGCTGACGCAGATGAAGCCGTCATTTCTGTTCTGGTCCGCGGGTTATGGCCCGTCAGAAGAGACAATGGCGCGTATTGCCCCTGGGCGGGGATTCTCCTTCAGTGACGGTAAAAAACCGCTGACGATGGCGAAAAACTCCATCAACGAGATGGCGCATTTCCTCAACCGTGAGGCGGAAGCCAAACAACATTTCGCAGAGTTTGATGCTCTGATTGACGCCCTGAAGCCGCGTTTTGCCCATCGCGGAGACCGCCCGCTGCTGATGGTGACGCTGCTGGATGCGCGCCATATGCTGGTCTTCGGCAAAAACTGTCTGTTCCAGGAAGTGCTCGATAGCTTTGGCATTCCTAATGCCTGGGAAGGGGAGATGACCTTCTGGGGCAGCACCGCCGTCGGTATCGACCGTCTGGCGGCGTTCCGCGATGTGGATGTGCTGTGCTTCGATCACGGCAACGAGCGTGAAATGCAGGCGCTGATGGCGACACCGTTGTGGCAGGCGATGCCGTTCGTGCGTGAGCAACGCTTTACGCGTGCACCGGCGGTCTGGTTCTACGGCGCGACGCTGTCGGCCATGCACTTCGCCCGGGTGCTGGATAACGCGCTGGGGGGAAAAGCATGA
- the btuF gene encoding vitamin B12 ABC transporter substrate-binding protein BtuF, translating to MAKHAIRALVALLLLAPAWLCAAPRVITLSPANTELAFAAGITPVGVSSFSNYPPQAAQIEQVATWQGMNLERIVALKPDLVLAWRGGNAERQVNQLMSLGIKVMWVDAVSIEQVAQALRALAPYSPTPAKAEDAAKQLLSDYAALKAKYDTPVKKRIFLQFGSQPLFTTGKGSIQNQVLEVCGGENIFAASRIPWPQVSREQVLARRPQAIVVVGNASEIPKIEQFWQSQLKIPVIPLTSDWFERASPRIILAAKQLCAALAESH from the coding sequence GTGGCTAAACATGCCATCAGGGCGCTGGTCGCCCTGCTTCTGCTCGCACCGGCCTGGCTCTGCGCCGCGCCGCGTGTGATTACCCTCTCCCCCGCTAACACCGAACTGGCGTTTGCCGCCGGTATCACCCCGGTTGGTGTAAGCAGCTTTTCCAATTACCCACCCCAGGCCGCACAAATTGAACAGGTCGCAACCTGGCAAGGGATGAACCTTGAGCGCATCGTGGCGCTTAAGCCCGATCTCGTGCTCGCCTGGCGTGGCGGCAATGCAGAGCGGCAGGTTAATCAACTGATGTCGCTTGGGATCAAGGTCATGTGGGTGGATGCCGTGAGCATTGAGCAGGTCGCGCAGGCGTTACGCGCTCTGGCGCCCTACAGCCCAACCCCGGCCAAGGCCGAGGATGCGGCAAAACAACTGCTCAGCGACTATGCGGCACTCAAAGCAAAATACGATACCCCCGTTAAAAAGCGCATCTTTCTGCAGTTTGGCAGCCAGCCGCTGTTCACCACCGGGAAAGGCTCCATTCAGAATCAGGTCCTGGAAGTGTGCGGCGGAGAAAATATCTTTGCGGCCAGCCGAATACCGTGGCCTCAGGTCAGCCGGGAACAGGTTCTTGCTCGCCGACCACAGGCGATCGTTGTGGTCGGAAATGCGAGCGAGATTCCTAAAATTGAACAATTCTGGCAAAGCCAGCTAAAAATTCCGGTGATCCCTCTCACCAGCGACTGGTTTGAACGCGCCAGCCCGCGTATTATCCTCGCCGCAAAACAACTCTGTGCCGCACTGGCCGAGAGTCATTAA
- the fhuC gene encoding Fe3+-hydroxamate ABC transporter ATP-binding protein FhuC produces MQDNKTQSDTTFTLNQLSFRVPGRTLLHPLSLTFPAGKVTGLIGHNGSGKSTLLKMLGRHQPPSEGDILLDEQPLESWSSKAFARKVAYLPQQLPQAEGMTVRELVAIGRYPWHGALGRFGVADREKVEEAIALVGLKPLAHRLVDSLSGGERQRAWIAMLVAQDSRCLLLDEPTSALDIAHQVDVLALVHRLSQQRGLTVIAVLHDINMAARYCDYLVALRGGEMIAEGSPSELMRSETLEHIYGIPMGILPHPGGAAPVSFVY; encoded by the coding sequence ATGCAGGATAATAAAACGCAATCCGATACCACCTTTACGCTCAATCAACTCTCCTTTCGTGTTCCCGGGCGCACCTTGCTGCATCCGCTCTCGTTGACGTTCCCCGCAGGTAAAGTTACCGGCCTGATTGGTCACAATGGTTCCGGTAAATCGACGTTACTTAAAATGCTGGGCCGTCATCAGCCGCCTTCTGAAGGGGATATTTTGCTGGACGAACAGCCTCTGGAGAGCTGGAGCAGTAAAGCCTTTGCGCGCAAAGTCGCCTATCTGCCGCAGCAATTGCCTCAGGCAGAAGGGATGACGGTGCGTGAGCTGGTGGCGATCGGGCGTTATCCGTGGCATGGCGCACTCGGGCGCTTCGGTGTCGCCGACAGAGAGAAAGTGGAAGAAGCGATTGCGCTGGTGGGATTAAAGCCGCTGGCGCACCGTCTGGTCGACAGCCTTTCCGGGGGCGAACGTCAGCGCGCGTGGATTGCGATGCTGGTCGCGCAGGACAGCCGCTGCCTGCTGCTCGACGAACCCACTTCCGCACTGGATATCGCTCATCAGGTTGATGTTCTCGCGCTGGTTCATCGCCTGAGCCAGCAGCGTGGCCTGACGGTTATTGCGGTGCTGCACGATATCAACATGGCGGCGCGCTACTGTGATTATCTTGTCGCCCTTCGCGGCGGGGAGATGATTGCCGAGGGTTCGCCGTCTGAACTGATGCGGAGCGAAACGCTGGAACACATCTACGGTATTCCTATGGGGATCCTGCCTCATCCTGGCGGGGCTGCTCCGGTGAGCTTTGTTTACTGA